In Ferribacterium limneticum, a genomic segment contains:
- a CDS encoding acyltransferase family protein, with amino-acid sequence MSKVSNRMPLIDALKAIAALLVLLNHFSSYGPLAEAARAALPGLFGWFFEYGRMAVQVFLVIAGFLAARGLSSHGQALAVSPLPLIWKRYLRLAVPYLAAIGLAIMAAAIADHWMDDEAIPDRATFTQWLAHAFLLHSLLGFDALSAGVWYIAIDFQLFALMAVLLWGGRRKIVAPALVLGVAAASLFVFNRDASWDNWAIYFFGSYGLGAAAWWASDRRQMSAWLGVIATITIAALIIDFRLRIGLALAVALLLGFGRRSGLLEQWPNARPLAFLGQISYSLFLVHFPVLLLANGLYAKFGLESHASAMTGLVLAWTASLIAATLFYRWVESPAASQRITAAISGLAGSLLELAQRAGRLARRAVLGRA; translated from the coding sequence ATGAGCAAAGTTTCCAACCGCATGCCGCTGATCGACGCCCTCAAGGCGATCGCGGCTTTGCTCGTCCTGCTCAACCATTTTTCGTCTTACGGCCCGCTCGCCGAGGCGGCGCGCGCAGCCCTGCCCGGCCTGTTCGGCTGGTTTTTTGAATACGGCCGCATGGCCGTCCAGGTCTTTCTCGTCATCGCCGGCTTTCTTGCTGCCCGCGGCCTGTCTTCGCATGGCCAGGCGCTGGCCGTTTCGCCGCTGCCGCTGATCTGGAAGCGCTATCTGCGCCTCGCTGTACCCTATCTCGCCGCCATCGGCCTGGCCATCATGGCCGCCGCCATCGCCGACCACTGGATGGACGACGAGGCGATTCCCGACCGCGCCACCTTCACGCAATGGCTGGCCCACGCCTTCCTGCTGCACAGCCTGCTTGGCTTCGATGCACTGTCGGCCGGCGTCTGGTACATCGCCATCGACTTCCAGCTCTTCGCGCTGATGGCCGTGCTGCTCTGGGGTGGCCGCCGCAAGATCGTCGCCCCTGCCCTGGTACTCGGCGTGGCCGCCGCCTCGCTGTTCGTCTTCAACCGCGACGCCAGCTGGGACAACTGGGCCATCTATTTCTTCGGCTCCTACGGCCTCGGTGCCGCCGCCTGGTGGGCTTCCGACCGCCGGCAGATGTCGGCCTGGCTCGGCGTCATCGCCACCATCACCATCGCCGCGCTGATCATCGATTTCCGCCTGCGTATCGGGCTCGCCCTGGCCGTCGCCCTGCTGCTTGGTTTCGGCCGCCGCTCAGGCCTTCTCGAACAATGGCCGAACGCCCGGCCACTGGCCTTCCTCGGCCAGATATCGTATTCGCTCTTTCTCGTGCATTTCCCGGTCCTGCTGCTGGCCAACGGGCTCTACGCCAAATTTGGGCTGGAATCGCACGCTTCGGCCATGACCGGCCTCGTTCTGGCCTGGACCGCCAGCCTGATCGCAGCGACGCTGTTCTACCGTTGGGTCGAAAGCCCAGCCGCCAGCCAGCGCATTACGGCAGCGATCAGCGGACTGGCAGGCAGCCTGCTGGAACTGGCCCAGCGCGCCGGACGACTGGCCCGCCGCGCCGTGCTCGGCCGCGCCTAA
- a CDS encoding glycosyltransferase family protein — MHLFVDISSHGFGHLAITAPVLSALARIAPNFRLTIRSALPSTKLQQRIKTPYTLIADTTDFGYVMIDATHIDLAASATAYRQAHADWPGRIANEARFLANLNPDLVLTNVSYLPLAGAAAASIPALSLCSLNWADLFDHYFGDQPWAKNIHAEMLTAYRSAQAFLRVTPGMAMDALTNVQTVGPIAALGTRRDLGLNRDKAILIAMGGIAHRLPVESWPRLNGIRWLVPAAWQCRHPDAIASESFGLNFTDLLCSVDAVITKPGYGTFTEAACNGTPVIYQRRENWPEQDCLIEWLKANGRCFEISAAQLEYGQLAAALENILAQSPSPLPETDGITQAARAIMDCASAA, encoded by the coding sequence ATGCACCTGTTTGTCGACATTTCCAGCCACGGCTTCGGCCACCTCGCCATCACGGCGCCCGTACTCAGTGCACTGGCCCGAATCGCCCCGAATTTCCGGCTGACCATCCGCAGCGCCCTGCCTTCCACTAAGCTGCAGCAACGGATCAAAACGCCCTACACACTGATCGCCGACACCACCGATTTCGGCTACGTGATGATCGACGCCACCCACATCGACCTGGCGGCTAGCGCCACCGCCTACCGTCAGGCGCACGCCGACTGGCCAGGCCGCATTGCCAATGAAGCCCGCTTTCTCGCCAACTTAAATCCCGACCTCGTCCTCACCAACGTCAGCTACCTGCCGCTGGCCGGCGCTGCAGCCGCCAGCATTCCGGCACTCAGCCTGTGCTCGCTGAACTGGGCCGACCTGTTCGACCATTATTTCGGCGATCAGCCCTGGGCCAAGAATATTCACGCCGAGATGCTCACCGCCTACCGCTCGGCGCAAGCCTTCCTGCGCGTCACGCCAGGCATGGCGATGGATGCACTGACCAATGTGCAGACCGTCGGCCCGATCGCCGCCCTCGGCACGCGCCGCGACCTCGGCCTGAATAGGGACAAAGCCATCCTGATTGCCATGGGCGGCATCGCCCATCGCCTGCCGGTGGAAAGCTGGCCGCGCCTGAACGGCATCCGCTGGCTGGTGCCGGCCGCATGGCAGTGCCGGCACCCCGATGCGATCGCCAGCGAATCTTTCGGCCTGAACTTCACCGACCTGCTCTGCTCGGTCGATGCCGTCATCACCAAGCCCGGCTATGGCACCTTCACCGAAGCCGCCTGCAACGGCACGCCGGTCATCTACCAGCGGCGCGAAAACTGGCCGGAGCAGGATTGTCTGATCGAATGGCTGAAGGCGAACGGCCGCTGTTTCGAGATCAGCGCCGCACAACTGGAATACGGACAACTCGCGGCAGCCCTTGAAAACATTCTCGCGCAATCACCGTCGCCGCTACCGGAAACCGATGGCATCACGCAGGCAGCGCGCGCCATCATGGACTGCGCCAGCGCCGCTTAA
- a CDS encoding enoyl-CoA hydratase, with the protein MTQVVLTETIGKVGLIRINRPEAMNALNNDVVDGIGAAIDAYEADENIGCIVITGNEKAFAAGADIGFMKDFDYMHAYKTDFITRNWERIKTTRKPVIAAVAGFALGGGCEMAMMCDMIFAADTAKFGQPEIKLGTLPGAGGTQRLPRAIGKAKAMDLCLTGRMMDAAEAEKSGLVARVIPADQLLEETLKAATTIASFSLPVVMMIKESVNRAFESSLNEGLLFERRVFHSAFALEDQKEGMAAFAEKRKPTFKNR; encoded by the coding sequence ATGACCCAAGTAGTCCTCACCGAAACCATTGGCAAGGTCGGCCTGATCCGCATCAACCGGCCGGAAGCGATGAATGCACTGAACAATGACGTGGTTGATGGCATCGGTGCCGCCATCGACGCCTATGAAGCCGACGAGAACATCGGCTGCATCGTCATCACCGGCAATGAAAAAGCCTTTGCCGCCGGGGCCGACATCGGCTTCATGAAGGATTTCGACTACATGCACGCCTACAAGACCGATTTCATCACCCGCAACTGGGAGCGCATCAAGACGACGCGCAAGCCGGTCATTGCGGCGGTGGCCGGCTTCGCGCTGGGTGGCGGCTGCGAGATGGCGATGATGTGCGACATGATCTTCGCCGCCGACACGGCCAAATTCGGCCAGCCGGAAATCAAGCTCGGCACTCTCCCCGGGGCCGGTGGAACACAAAGATTGCCGCGCGCCATCGGCAAGGCCAAGGCGATGGACCTGTGCCTCACTGGTCGAATGATGGATGCGGCCGAAGCGGAAAAATCCGGCCTGGTCGCCCGCGTCATTCCGGCCGATCAGTTGCTGGAAGAAACGCTGAAAGCCGCCACGACCATCGCCAGCTTCTCGCTGCCCGTGGTCATGATGATCAAGGAATCGGTCAATCGCGCCTTCGAGTCGTCGCTCAACGAGGGCCTGCTCTTCGAGCGCCGCGTCTTCCATTCGGCTTTCGCCCTCGAAGACCAGAAGGAAGGCATGGCTGCCTTCGCCGAAAAGCGCAAGCCGACGTTCAAGAACCGCTGA
- the trhP gene encoding prephenate-dependent tRNA uridine(34) hydroxylase TrhP, protein MSKAPELLAPAGSLDMMRTAFDFGADAIYAGQPRYSLRVRNNEFGSIEKLGDGINEAHARGKQFFVVSNIIPHNAKLPTYLADMAPVIALKPDALIMSDPGLIDMVRETWPEQVIHLSVQANTVNWASVRFWQKMGVQRIILSRELSLDEVAEIRQRCPDIELEVFVHGALCIAYSGRCLLSGYFNHRDPNQGSCTNSCRWDYKLSTSDGSSHGKPEKMPKNEIEYLLEEKQRPGELMPIEEDEHGTYILNSKDLRAIEHVQRLVEIGVDSLKIEGRTKSPYYVARTSQAYRQAIDDAVAGKPLDPALLRELEGLANRGYTDGFLQRHHDVEYQNYLRGSSESDRSLYVGDAVAFDPVRGLMEIEVKNRFSVGDRLECVHPSGNHVLTLTGMENKKGEPVTVAPGSGHRVWIDLPAMYTNSFVARFV, encoded by the coding sequence ATGTCCAAAGCCCCTGAACTCCTCGCCCCCGCCGGCTCGCTCGACATGATGCGCACCGCCTTCGATTTCGGCGCCGACGCCATCTACGCCGGCCAGCCGCGTTACAGCCTGCGCGTGCGCAACAACGAGTTCGGCAGCATCGAAAAACTGGGCGACGGGATCAACGAAGCGCACGCCCGCGGCAAGCAGTTTTTCGTCGTCAGCAACATCATCCCGCACAACGCCAAGCTGCCGACCTACCTGGCCGACATGGCGCCGGTCATCGCCCTCAAGCCCGACGCCCTGATCATGTCCGACCCCGGCCTCATCGACATGGTGCGCGAAACCTGGCCGGAACAGGTCATTCACCTCTCGGTGCAAGCCAACACGGTGAATTGGGCCTCGGTGCGTTTCTGGCAGAAAATGGGCGTCCAGCGCATCATCCTGTCGCGCGAACTGTCGCTCGACGAAGTCGCCGAAATCCGCCAGCGTTGCCCGGACATCGAGCTCGAAGTCTTCGTCCATGGCGCGCTGTGCATCGCCTACTCGGGCCGCTGCCTGCTTTCCGGCTACTTCAATCACCGCGACCCGAACCAGGGCAGTTGCACCAATTCCTGCCGCTGGGACTACAAGCTGAGCACTTCCGACGGCAGTTCCCACGGTAAACCGGAAAAAATGCCCAAAAATGAAATCGAATACCTGCTCGAAGAAAAGCAGCGCCCGGGCGAGCTCATGCCGATCGAGGAAGACGAGCACGGCACCTACATCCTGAACTCCAAGGATCTGCGCGCCATTGAGCATGTGCAGCGCCTAGTCGAAATCGGCGTCGATTCGCTCAAGATCGAAGGCCGGACCAAGAGCCCGTACTACGTCGCGCGGACCAGCCAGGCCTACCGCCAGGCCATCGACGACGCCGTCGCCGGCAAGCCGCTCGACCCCGCCCTGCTCCGCGAACTCGAAGGTCTGGCCAATCGCGGCTACACCGATGGCTTTTTGCAGCGCCACCACGACGTCGAATACCAGAATTACCTGCGCGGCAGCTCCGAATCGGATCGCAGCCTCTACGTTGGCGATGCCGTCGCTTTCGACCCGGTGCGCGGCCTCATGGAAATCGAGGTCAAAAATCGGTTTTCCGTCGGCGACCGACTGGAATGCGTGCACCCGTCGGGCAACCACGTTTTGACGCTGACCGGCATGGAAAACAAAAAGGGCGAGCCGGTCACCGTCGCCCCCGGCAGCGGCCATCGGGTGTGGATCGATTTGCCGGCCATGTACACCAATTCCTTCGTCGCGCGTTTTGTTTAA
- the rng gene encoding ribonuclease G, producing MSEEILINFTPQETRVAVMQQGVVQELHIERTASRGLVGNVYLGRVCRILPGMQSAFIEVGLDRTAFLHVADIWQPRETATERPIEKILHEGQSVLVQVVKDPIGTKGARLSTQVSIAGRMLVHLPQEKHIGISQRIESEAERESLREKINRLVPAEEPGGFIVRTMAENASDEEFATDIAYLRKTWADIREKARTFGPPTLLYQELSLGQRVLRDFVNPDTTRIVIDSRENFQKLTAFAQEYTPAVIPLLEHYIGQRPLFDLHGVEDEIQKALARRVDLKSGGYLIMDQTEAMTTIDVNTGGFVGVRNFDDTIFKTNLEAAVTIARQLRLRNLGGIIIVDFIDMENEEHKRAVLDEFNKALARDHTRLTVNGFTQLGLVEMTRKRTRESLAHVLCQPCPTCGGRGEVKTARTVAYEILRELLREARQFNAREYRILAGPAVVNLFLDEESQALAMLSDFIGKSVSLQSEPSYSPEQYDIVLM from the coding sequence ATGTCTGAAGAAATCCTGATCAATTTCACCCCGCAGGAAACCCGCGTTGCCGTCATGCAACAGGGTGTCGTCCAGGAACTCCATATCGAGCGCACGGCGAGCCGCGGGCTGGTCGGCAACGTCTATCTCGGCCGCGTCTGCCGCATCCTGCCCGGCATGCAGTCCGCCTTCATCGAGGTTGGCCTGGACCGCACTGCTTTCCTGCATGTTGCCGACATCTGGCAACCGCGTGAAACTGCGACCGAAAGGCCGATCGAGAAGATTCTGCACGAAGGGCAAAGTGTCCTCGTCCAGGTCGTCAAGGACCCGATCGGCACCAAGGGAGCCCGCCTGTCGACCCAGGTTTCGATTGCCGGCCGCATGCTCGTCCATTTGCCGCAGGAAAAGCATATCGGCATCTCGCAGCGCATCGAGTCCGAAGCCGAGCGCGAGTCGTTGCGCGAAAAAATCAATCGCCTCGTGCCGGCCGAAGAGCCGGGTGGATTCATCGTCAGAACCATGGCTGAGAATGCCAGCGACGAAGAGTTCGCCACGGACATCGCGTACCTGCGCAAGACCTGGGCCGATATCCGTGAAAAGGCCCGCACCTTCGGGCCACCCACCCTGCTTTACCAGGAGTTGTCGCTCGGCCAGCGCGTCCTGCGCGACTTCGTCAATCCCGACACGACGCGCATCGTCATCGACTCGCGGGAAAACTTCCAGAAGCTGACCGCCTTTGCGCAGGAATACACGCCGGCGGTGATCCCGCTGCTCGAGCACTACATCGGCCAGCGCCCGCTGTTCGACCTGCACGGCGTCGAGGATGAAATCCAGAAAGCCCTGGCCCGCCGCGTCGACCTCAAGTCGGGCGGCTACCTGATCATGGATCAGACCGAGGCGATGACGACCATCGACGTCAACACCGGCGGTTTCGTCGGTGTGCGCAACTTCGACGACACCATTTTCAAGACCAACCTCGAAGCGGCGGTCACCATCGCCCGCCAGCTGCGCCTGCGGAACCTCGGCGGCATCATCATTGTCGACTTCATCGACATGGAAAACGAAGAGCACAAGAGAGCAGTGCTCGACGAATTCAACAAGGCCTTGGCCCGCGATCACACCCGCCTGACGGTCAACGGCTTCACCCAACTCGGCCTGGTCGAAATGACCCGCAAGCGGACCCGCGAATCGCTCGCCCACGTGCTCTGCCAGCCCTGCCCGACCTGCGGTGGCCGTGGCGAGGTCAAGACGGCACGCACCGTCGCTTACGAAATCCTCCGTGAACTGCTGCGCGAAGCCCGCCAGTTCAACGCCCGCGAATACCGCATCCTGGCTGGCCCGGCCGTGGTCAATCTCTTCCTCGATGAAGAGTCACAGGCACTGGCCATGCTCTCCGACTTCATAGGCAAGTCCGTTTCACTGCAGTCAGAACCGAGTTATTCACCCGAGCAGTACGACATTGTTTTGATGTAA
- a CDS encoding YdcF family protein, which yields MSVAWTLKILISTLLLPPGNGLALLCVAGVFRCRRWAFGLAVAATMLSIAQCMPAVAGLLIASLENQSAAIAPNAPKPEAGAIVVLGSGLATNASEYGGDTANDRTLIRTRYGATLARRYDLPVLVTGGQLVETNASEAELMAGILQNEFGVETRWQESGSMDTAGNATLSAPILKAAGVQRILLVTHAFHMPRARLLFEQAGLEVIPAPTAFFSHQSFDWLLSDFLPQAKALQISYYALHEWLGMAWIALTH from the coding sequence ATGTCCGTCGCCTGGACCCTCAAAATCCTGATCAGCACGCTGCTTCTGCCACCCGGCAACGGTCTGGCGCTGCTCTGCGTGGCTGGCGTTTTCCGGTGCCGGCGCTGGGCTTTCGGGCTGGCCGTGGCGGCCACCATGCTGTCGATTGCCCAGTGCATGCCGGCCGTTGCCGGTCTGCTGATCGCCTCTCTGGAAAACCAGTCGGCAGCCATCGCCCCCAACGCGCCGAAGCCCGAGGCCGGCGCCATCGTCGTCCTCGGTAGCGGTCTGGCCACCAACGCCAGCGAATACGGCGGCGATACGGCGAACGACCGCACGCTGATCCGGACCCGCTACGGCGCCACGCTGGCCCGGCGCTACGACCTGCCCGTGCTGGTCACCGGCGGCCAGTTGGTGGAGACCAATGCCTCGGAAGCCGAACTCATGGCCGGCATCCTGCAAAATGAATTCGGCGTCGAAACGCGTTGGCAGGAGTCCGGATCGATGGATACCGCCGGCAACGCCACCCTCTCGGCGCCCATCCTCAAGGCCGCCGGCGTGCAGCGCATCCTCCTCGTCACCCACGCCTTCCACATGCCGCGCGCCCGGCTGCTTTTCGAACAGGCCGGACTCGAAGTCATTCCGGCCCCCACCGCCTTTTTCAGCCACCAGAGCTTCGACTGGCTGCTGAGCGATTTCCTGCCGCAGGCCAAAGCCCTGCAAATTTCCTATTACGCCCTGCACGAATGGCTCGGCATGGCCTGGATTGCCCTGACCCACTGA
- a CDS encoding acetoacetate--CoA ligase — protein MTYAIDPQPLWTPNPATVGQTRMAQLIRAKGKANYAELWQWSVDQPEAFWSELWDFCGAVGEKGAQVVVDREKMPGARWFPEAKLNYAENLLQQRDDSEALVFWGEDKVKRRMSRAELVGEVARFQQFLIDAGVGEGDRVAGYLPNLPETLVAMLAATALGAIWSSASPDFGVQGVLDRFGQIEPKVLICVDGYWYNGKPVDCLAKNGEVVSQMPSLRKVVVVPYLDAAPDVSKIAHAVVWNDIPTVNPKKAPIFKRVGFAHPLYIMFSSGTTGVPKCIVHCHGGVLLQHLKEHQLHSDVRPGDRLFYFTTCGWMMWNWLVSGLACGATLLLYDGSPFADGGTVLFDYAAAEKMTHFGTSAKFIDAAAKLALTPGKTHDLAALRAMFSTGSPLSPEGFDWVYREIKQDILLASISGGTDIVSCFVLGNPVLPVYRGEIQCRGLGMAVDVVDDIGQPVRGQKGELVCTGSFPVMPVGFWNDADGAKYHAAYFERFPSIWCHGDFSELTAHDGMIIYGRSDATLNPGGVRIGTAEIYRQVEQLPEILEALVIGQNWPPGRSDDVRVVLFVKLQEGKQLDAALIDRIKKQIRDNTTPRHVPAQVVQVLDIPRTKSGKIVELAVRNVVHEQPVKNVEALANPEALEFFRGRPELAG, from the coding sequence ATGACCTACGCGATCGATCCGCAACCGCTGTGGACGCCCAACCCCGCCACTGTCGGCCAAACGCGCATGGCGCAGCTGATCAGGGCCAAGGGCAAGGCGAACTATGCCGAGCTGTGGCAATGGTCGGTCGATCAGCCCGAGGCATTCTGGTCTGAACTTTGGGATTTCTGCGGCGCCGTCGGTGAAAAAGGCGCGCAGGTGGTCGTCGACCGCGAAAAAATGCCCGGTGCCCGCTGGTTTCCCGAAGCCAAACTCAACTACGCCGAAAACCTGCTGCAACAGCGCGACGACAGCGAGGCGCTGGTTTTCTGGGGCGAGGACAAGGTCAAACGCCGGATGAGCCGGGCCGAGCTGGTCGGCGAAGTCGCCCGCTTCCAGCAATTCCTGATCGACGCCGGAGTCGGCGAGGGTGATCGGGTGGCAGGCTACCTGCCAAACCTACCCGAAACGCTGGTCGCCATGCTCGCCGCGACGGCGCTCGGCGCCATCTGGTCGTCCGCCTCGCCGGATTTCGGCGTGCAGGGCGTGCTCGACCGTTTCGGCCAGATCGAGCCGAAGGTGCTGATCTGCGTCGATGGCTACTGGTACAACGGCAAGCCGGTCGATTGCCTGGCCAAGAACGGCGAAGTAGTGAGCCAGATGCCCTCGCTGCGCAAGGTCGTCGTCGTGCCTTACCTCGATGCCGCGCCGGATGTGAGCAAAATTGCCCACGCCGTGGTCTGGAACGACATTCCCACGGTCAACCCGAAAAAAGCGCCAATTTTCAAAAGAGTCGGCTTCGCTCACCCGCTCTACATCATGTTCTCGAGCGGCACGACCGGCGTGCCGAAATGCATCGTCCATTGCCACGGCGGCGTGCTGCTCCAGCATCTCAAAGAGCACCAGCTGCACAGCGACGTGCGCCCCGGCGACCGCTTGTTCTACTTCACGACCTGCGGCTGGATGATGTGGAACTGGCTGGTCTCCGGCCTGGCCTGTGGCGCCACGCTGCTGCTCTACGACGGCTCGCCGTTCGCCGATGGCGGCACAGTGCTCTTCGACTACGCCGCAGCCGAGAAAATGACCCACTTCGGCACCTCGGCCAAGTTCATCGACGCCGCCGCCAAGCTCGCCCTGACACCGGGCAAGACACACGACCTCGCCGCCCTGCGCGCCATGTTCTCGACCGGCAGCCCGCTGTCGCCGGAAGGCTTCGACTGGGTCTATCGCGAAATCAAGCAGGACATCCTGCTCGCCTCGATTTCCGGCGGCACCGACATCGTTTCCTGCTTCGTCCTCGGCAACCCCGTGCTGCCCGTCTATCGCGGCGAAATCCAGTGCCGCGGGCTGGGCATGGCGGTCGATGTCGTCGACGATATCGGCCAGCCGGTGCGCGGACAAAAGGGCGAGCTGGTGTGCACCGGTTCCTTCCCGGTCATGCCGGTCGGTTTCTGGAACGACGCCGATGGCGCGAAATACCATGCAGCCTACTTCGAGCGCTTCCCGAGCATCTGGTGCCACGGCGACTTTTCCGAACTGACCGCGCACGACGGCATGATCATCTACGGCCGCTCCGACGCCACGCTCAACCCGGGCGGCGTGCGCATCGGCACGGCCGAAATCTACCGCCAGGTCGAGCAGCTACCGGAAATTCTCGAAGCGCTGGTCATCGGCCAGAACTGGCCGCCGGGCCGCAGCGACGATGTGCGCGTCGTGCTCTTCGTCAAGCTGCAGGAGGGGAAGCAACTCGACGCGGCGCTGATCGACCGCATCAAGAAGCAGATCCGCGACAACACCACGCCGCGCCATGTGCCGGCGCAAGTCGTGCAAGTGCTCGATATTCCGCGTACCAAGTCAGGCAAGATTGTCGAACTGGCCGTGCGCAACGTCGTGCATGAGCAGCCGGTCAAGAATGTCGAGGCCCTGGCCAACCCCGAGGCGCTGGAATTCTTTCGCGGCCGGCCGGAACTGGCGGGTTAG